Within Pseudomonadota bacterium, the genomic segment TGGCCGTGGCCCTGATGTCGTCCCTGACGGGCGAGCCTGCCCCGGCGGATGCCGTGGTGTTCGGCGAGATCGGCCTGTCCGGCGAGATCCGTCCGGTCAGCCAGACGGATATGCGCCTGAAGGAAGCGGCCAAGCTGGGCTTTGCCAGCGCCCTGATGCCCGTGCGCCGCAGCCGTCGGGACGGGGGGAGGGTCCCTGCCGCCCCCCTGCGCACGGTGGAACTGCGCACCCTGCGCGATCTGTTGCCGCTGTTCAAAGGACGGTAGAAGGCAGAGTCTGCGGTGGCCTGTTCCCGGAACATGACTGCACCGACTGCACCGTAACTGCACTGTAATCCCACCATAACTGCACTGTAACTGCACATTAACTGCACCCTTCCGGCAGCAGTGCAGTGGTTAACGTTGCGAGTCCATAAACATTCCTTATCATTTCCATCCCATTGTCATCCCGACCGAAGTCCCGCAAGGGACGGAGTGGAGGGATCTCCGGAAGATTCGCCCACTCCGCTACGCCTCGGTCGGAATGACAGGGAAAGGATTGGGAAAACCCCGGAACCGTACGCACGCTTGCCACCATAAAAAAGACCAAAGTCCTCTTAAAGGAAAATGATAAGGGACCTGCACCGCAGAAAAACCCGTCGCATTCTCCTTGACACAGGTTACGCTGGCACTGGATAATCGGGCCTGGAAGGTTGCTGCTGGGTGCGACAGGCTGCATTATCCCCGGGGCCGATAAGAAACTCCCGGGAGCTGTCCCTGCCTGGACCCTGGTCCAGGTATATGGCGCCCACCTGCTTTTGCAGGCCACGGAGGAAATCAACGCCACCGGCCCGTGCGGCACCTTCCGCTTTGGTCCTGATCTGATCAGGCTTCTTGTATAATTTTCCCTGTCATCCTGAGCGAAGCATCCTGAAAGGATGCGCGGTCGAAGGATCTCTTTTTATGAAGGAGATCCCTCCGCTTCGCTGCGCTCCGGTCGGGATGACAAAAAAGGGATCTGGAAGAAATCAGCGGCCCTGCGTGGACGTGCCGGTGATCAGGTCGATTTCCACCGGTGTGCGCTGGCCGTTGATCAGGACAGTGGCGTACACTTTCTCGCCGGCGCGGCGCAGGTCGGCGATGCCCTCATACCCGTTCAGGGCCATGATATTCAGAGCCTTTGTGAAAGCCACCTCATCGGTCATGCCGGCGGGGGCCTGCTGTTCTGCCGGAGGGTAGACCGGCGTTTCTGTTGCCAGGGCCGGAGCGGAAAGCGCCGAAAGAGAGGCTGCAGCCAGAATCAGGGTTTTGGGAAAGCCGGCCATGGGGATCTCCTTGAGGAAGTTCAGGATCAGGCAGGATAGAAAGCCTGTATGGCAAAGAAAAGGCGCATCCCGGAAGATGCGCCCCTGATGGTCGTGAAGACCGGAAGGTCAGGCCGCGGCCCTGGCCTCGGTCCTTTTGGTGATCATGCGCTTGAGGCGGCGGGCCTCGTCGCTCAGGTGGCAGTCCCGGGCGGACAGCAGGAAGGCGTCAATTCCGCCATTGTGCTCGACCGAGCGCAGGCCGCTGGCGGACAGGCGCAGGCGCACCGGACGACCCAGGGATTCGCTCATCAGCGACACTTCGCGCAGGTTGGGGATGAAGCGGCGGCGGGTCTTGTTGTTGGCGTGGCTGACGTTGTTGCCAAACTGTACACCCTTGCCTGTAACGGCGCAGCGGCGGGCCATGGTATGCTCCCGATCAAATAGTGCTTTTGCGTCAAAACGCGAAGTGGCTATATAGGTGGTCAGGCACAGAAAAGTCAACACCCTGATACAGGGACTATTCCGCCCATGACCGACCACAGCCTCCTTCCGCCGGTTCTGGGCGTGGACCGCTCCCTTCTGGGGCAGCGCTGGCACCAACCCCCGGTGGACGACCGGGCTGTTGCGGCCATGGCCCGGACCCGCAGCCTGCCCGAGATTGTCGCCCGCATCCTTGTCCGGCGTGGCGTTGCCCTGGAGGAGGCGGACAGTTTCCTGAACCCCTCGCTGCGGGCCTGTCTGCCCGATCCCTCCCACCTGAAAGACATGGACGCGGCTGTGGCCCGCCTGGTCCGGGCTGTGGAGGGGAACGAGAGTGTCGCGGTTTTTGCCGACTATGATGTGGACGGGGCCACATCGGCCGCCCTGCTGGCCCGCTGGTTCCGGGCCGTGGGTCGCCCCTTGCGGATCTATGTTCCCGACCGCCTGAAGGAGGGGTATGGTCCCAATCCCCGGGCCATGGAGACCCTGCGGACCGAGGGGCACAGCCTGTGTGTGACCGTGGATTGCGGAACCACGGCCTTTGAGGCGCTGGACGCGGCGGCGAGGGTCGGGCTCGATGTGATCGTGCTGGACCATCACCTGGCCGGGGAGGGGCTGCCCCCCGCTGTGGCCGTCGTCAATCCCAACCGGCTGGACGAGACAACGCCGCTGCGCCAGATCGCCGCGGTCACGGTGACATTTCTCATGCTGGTGGCCCTGAACCGGGCGCTGCGGCAGAAAGGCTTTTTTGCAGGCAGGGCCGAGCCGGACCTGCTGTCCCTGCTGGATCTGGTGGCCATTGGTACGGTGTGTGACGTGATGCCCCTGACCGGGCTGAACCGGGCCCTGGTGGCGCAGGGGCTCAAGGTCCTGGCGCGGCGGGGTAACGCAGGCCTGGCGGCGCTGGCCGACCTGGGGCGGCTGGACCAGGCACCGGAGGCCTGGCATGCGGGCTTTGTCTTTGGCCCCCGAATCAATGCCGGGGGCAGGGTGGGGGGCTGTGACACCGGTGCGCGGCTTCTGGCCACGGACGACCCTGTGCTGGCTGGCTCTCTGGCGCGGGAGCTGGAGGACAGCAATGCCCTGCGCAAGGAAATCGAGCACCAGGTATACGCCGAGGCCCTGCCGCAGGCGCAGGCCTTGGTGGACCGCGGAGACCTGCATCTCGTGGTGTCGGGGCAGGGCTGGCACCCGGGCGTGATCGGGATTGTGGCCGGACGCCTGAAAGAGCGTTTCCGGCGCCCTGCAAGCGTTATTGCTGTCAACGATCAGGGAGTTGGCAAGGCTTCGGCCCGGTCTGTGCGGGGGATTGACCTGGGGGCTGCCATCCTGACCGCGCGGCGGCAGGGGCTTTTGCTGGCTGGCGGCGGGCACGCCATGGCAGCAGGATTTACGGTGGAGGCAGACAGGATCGGGGCCCTGTCGGCCTTTCTGTCCGCGGAAATTGCCACGCGATCGTCCGGCGTTGTATCTGCCGCCGTGGCCGAGGTAGATGGAATTGTTTCTCCCGCAGGAGCAAACGCGGACATGGTCAACGCCCTGGCTGGCCTCGGGCCTTTTGGCGCCGGCCACCCCGAGCCGCGCCTGGCTGTGCCGGACATGCGCGTGGTGCGCAGCGATATGGTGGGTGCGGGGCATGTGCGCTGTATGCTGGCCGGACCCGACGGAAGTCGCCTGAAAGGGATAGCCTTCCGTTGTGCCGATACCCCGCTGGGAGAAGCCTTGCTGAACGGCCGGGGCAGGGTGATGCACCTTCTGGGACAGCTGAAAATGGACCGCTTCCGCGGCGCTGATGAGGTCCAGATGGTGGTGGAGGACGGAGCTTTTGCTGCCTGAGAACTGGCGTCCCCAACGGGATTCGAACCCGTGTTACCAACGTGAAAGGCTGGTGTCCTAGGCCTCTAGACGATGGGGACAGCGGACGCACAGTTAGACGGGTTGCCAGGGAAAATCAAGGGCCTTTGCCGGTTTTTCTGCAAAGGATTATCAGGCAATAATATCCGGCAGCAGCATGGCTTCCACGCGGGCGATGCGGTCTTTCAGGTCCAGCTTGCGCTTTTTCAGGCGCTGGAGCTGGAGCTGGTCGACCACGGCCTGCGTGGACAAGTGCGCGATGGCGTCGTCCAGGTCGCGGTGTTCGACCTTGAGGCGTTCCAGCTTGTGTCTCAGCGCTTCCTGTGAGTCCATGGCCCGGGAACCGGTTGTTGAAGCAAGGGGGCATAATACCAGAACGGGAGGTGTTTTGCACCTCCCGTTCCGGCGTATGGCGTCTGTCTTTATATCTGTTACGGCTTTGTGGCCTGGTTGCTGCAGCCTGCCACAGTCGTGATCCTGGAGAACCGGAACCTATTGAGGCATACTTCTTTGGCAGTTGCGTCGGGATGGAATTCTTCGATGAGTCCCCGTAATCCTGTTTCCGTGTCTTCCAGCAGTTGAGCTTTCCGGGCCTCTGTAACCGGGTCATCAGTTCCTGCAGCGCAGACAACATCGTTCAGGGCGGTTATATGCCCATTGACAGTCTGCAGGAAATTATCGCCTTTATCACCGCAAAGAATCCTTGCTTTTATTTTCGGACCACTGTTCTTTGGTATTTGTCCAGCGAGCGTCTTCAGTGCGCCATTGGCTGCGTTTTCGTAGGCACTGGTTGCATTGCTCACCAGACCCCGTCCGGTTGCGGGCCAGCCGTTGCTCCATGTGAAGTTTTCAGGAGTCAGGGGGGCCTGCCCCTGTGCTTTCTGCTGTGCGCTGGCCTCGCTGATAATGCGGGCAGCGCTGGCCAGATCCGCCAGGGTGTCTGCGGCAGTGGTGCTTGTTTTAGGCGCCATGACTGTGTTCAGTCCGGCCTGGACGCTTTCGATGATGCGGTCCCTGCTGGATCTGGCTTTGGTCACCGGAGCCTTTACAGCGGCAGGTGGCTGTTTCGCCGGGGTTTTGACATCAGGATGGGGAGTGTTGGTTTTGCTGGCAGGTGCGTCGGGTGTGGGGATGAGGTCTGCCTCTGTTTGTGCTCCTGTCCCCTGGTCAGGGTCGGGGCCTGATTTCCAGAGATACAGACCAGTGAGAAGGAGGGCAGTCACAAAAACCAGTTTTCCCCAATTTCTGGTAAAAACCCCGGGTTGTTTTGACGGTGCGGGAGGCTGTGGCCGGACTGCGGCGGGGAGATTGGCAGGCGGCTGTGCAGCAGGCGGAACGACCGGAGGCTGTGGGGGTACAGCGGCCTGGGGTGTGAGAGGTGCGGCGGCGGCGGCAACTGCCGGAGCAGCAACGGGGGGCGCCGCGACGGGCACGGGGGCCTGTGCAATGGCAGGTGCGGCAGCTTTTGGTGCGGATTTTTTCCGATCCAGAAGCCCTGCGACAGGGCTTACGAACCATTTCGCAAATCTTCTGAAGCGGCTTTCAGGGCGCCGGGGCAATCCACTGGTATAGAGGTTCGCAGGTTCGTCAATGGACAGATCAGCGGGCCTCTGGATGTTGGGGGCTGTGATTTCGTCGTCGACTGCAACCACGACCGAAGCGTTGGGATCTGTGGCCTGGCTACCGGTAAGTGTGATCTCGTCCAGCCCAGTAGCAGCGGCATCATTTTTCGGAGCATCTGCAGTCATGGAAAGCCTCTTTCTTTCATCCCGTTGTTCCGGCCGTTGTTCCGGTCAGGCATTATAATCTGCAAAATTTGCAAATAATTCACCAATTTGTCATATC encodes:
- the rpmB gene encoding 50S ribosomal protein L28; its protein translation is MARRCAVTGKGVQFGNNVSHANNKTRRRFIPNLREVSLMSESLGRPVRLRLSASGLRSVEHNGGIDAFLLSARDCHLSDEARRLKRMITKRTEARAAA
- the recJ gene encoding single-stranded-DNA-specific exonuclease RecJ, with the translated sequence MTDHSLLPPVLGVDRSLLGQRWHQPPVDDRAVAAMARTRSLPEIVARILVRRGVALEEADSFLNPSLRACLPDPSHLKDMDAAVARLVRAVEGNESVAVFADYDVDGATSAALLARWFRAVGRPLRIYVPDRLKEGYGPNPRAMETLRTEGHSLCVTVDCGTTAFEALDAAARVGLDVIVLDHHLAGEGLPPAVAVVNPNRLDETTPLRQIAAVTVTFLMLVALNRALRQKGFFAGRAEPDLLSLLDLVAIGTVCDVMPLTGLNRALVAQGLKVLARRGNAGLAALADLGRLDQAPEAWHAGFVFGPRINAGGRVGGCDTGARLLATDDPVLAGSLARELEDSNALRKEIEHQVYAEALPQAQALVDRGDLHLVVSGQGWHPGVIGIVAGRLKERFRRPASVIAVNDQGVGKASARSVRGIDLGAAILTARRQGLLLAGGGHAMAAGFTVEADRIGALSAFLSAEIATRSSGVVSAAVAEVDGIVSPAGANADMVNALAGLGPFGAGHPEPRLAVPDMRVVRSDMVGAGHVRCMLAGPDGSRLKGIAFRCADTPLGEALLNGRGRVMHLLGQLKMDRFRGADEVQMVVEDGAFAA
- a CDS encoding DUF465 domain-containing protein, whose translation is MDSQEALRHKLERLKVEHRDLDDAIAHLSTQAVVDQLQLQRLKKRKLDLKDRIARVEAMLLPDIIA